Genomic DNA from Carnobacterium inhibens subsp. inhibens DSM 13024:
CAAAAGGTCGCTAAGCTGTTAGGAAGAGACGATATTGGGACGCACACGCTTCGTAAGACGTTTGGTTACCACTATTACAAGAAAACCAAAGACGTGGCGACACTGATGGAAATCTTCGGTCATAGCAGCGAGAAAATAACGAAGCGCTACATTGGAATCAATGAAGATGAAATTAGTGAAACCTTGCTTAACTTCAGATTAGGATTGTATAAATATTTGTTTTATACTTATTTATTTTTAAACATACGATTAAATATATTTGTTTTTTCTGAGTATATTTGTTCTGATTCAATAGATTTATTAGTATGATTTTCTAATTTTTCAATTGCAACTTTTAATTGACCGGATAATCTCATATTATACGAAGTAGTGACTTTTTTATTGAATTAGTTGGTTGCTTATTGCAAAAATTAATCCAAGTTATAAAGATAACAATTTTAATTTATTAATACTATGATAAACTGAAGGAAAAGTATTGTGAGGAAAACAACATGATAGAAAAAATAGATATTGGAAACTTCGGATCGTATTCCCAATTTAAGCATGACTCGAATATTGATTCTGTTTATAAAAAATTAAATGTTTTCTACGGGAAAAATTATTCAGGGAAAAGTACTTTTTCAAAAATAATTCAGTCATTTGAAAGAAATGAATTACCTGCTCATTATGAAGATATCCAATTTAAAATTACTACAGACGATATAACAAATAAAACTTTAACTGAAAAAAATGTGAATTCACATAATTTGAAAGTTAAAGTTTTTAATGCTCAATATATCCATAAAAATTTAAATTTCTTTTCAAATGAAGGTATAAATACTTTTACTCTATTAGGTGAACAGAATTTAGAGAACCAAAAAGAGATAAATGAACTAAACAAAATAAAGAGTGAAATACAAAATAACGATGTAAAAAAAAAAGATGATTTTACAATTTTAGAAGAAGAATTAAGAAAAAAAGAAAAATATTTGCATAGTAAAAAAGTAAAAATTGCTACAGAGATCAGACAAGACAATAATTTATTCATTGGTCATTATGACATCCGAAATTTGAATGAGGAAATAGAAAAAGAAAAAATAGTTGGTATACATAATAAATCAATTTTAAGTCCAGAAGTTATAAATGAATATAAAAAAAGATAAAAGAAGAAGAAAAAAATCTTTCCCAAAAATAATATTTCCAAATATCAATTATCAGGAATTGCTGAATGAAACTAATGGAATAATTAAAGAAACTATTATACCAAGCGTGATTATAAAAGAATTTCAAGATAATCCTCAAAAGCAACAATGGGCAAAAAATGGTATGGAGCTTCATAAAGAAACAGATATTTGTTCTTTTTGTGGTAATGAACTCACAAATAATCGTTACGAAGAACTAGATAATTTTTTTTCTGATAGTGTTACAATACTTGAAAAAAAGATATTAAAATTTAAAGAAAAACTGGTAAATGAGAAAGAGAAACTTTTATCTTTGGAGCCCTTATCAGAAAAAGATTTCTATATTGAATATCAAAGAAATATAAAAGAATTAAATTATAATATTCAACAAGAAAAAACTATAGGAATACTATTTATAGAAAAACTTATTACTGTAATTGATAAAAAAAGTAACTCTCTTTTTCAAAAAATTGAAGAAATTGAAGAAGACTTACCTAATGGTTTTTATCT
This window encodes:
- a CDS encoding AAA family ATPase, encoding MIEKIDIGNFGSYSQFKHDSNIDSVYKKLNVFYGKNYSGKSTFSKIIQSFERNELPAHYEDIQFKITTDDITNKTLTEKNVNSHNLKVKVFNAQYIHKNLNFFSNEGINTFTLLGEQNLENQKEINELNKIKSEIQNNDVKKKDDFTILEEELRKKEKYLHSKKVKIATEIRQDNNLFIGHYDIRNLNEEIEKEKIVGIHNKSILSPEVINEYKKR